In one Ciona intestinalis unplaced genomic scaffold, KH HT001112.1, whole genome shotgun sequence genomic region, the following are encoded:
- the LOC113475646 gene encoding uncharacterized protein LOC113475646, with the protein MSYTNKTYVESEGTYHYVSPTTVNYTTARSICKDDFQSQLAVLNTQQLFDKAKSLNGAGTFYIGLHRPNNAATYQWLDGSAFDPSLINGPSITNGNAPGCRGVVMQKLGQSNPVDLIAYECNSGQNVLCFTPAPITTGTQEATTSQSLGFTISYDTTTTTQEATITTKQEATTSEAFSTTSYDTTTTTQSPTANTVLTKVQPTTQLYNSTQTTTTGLTNTQSANAGGLQLGIVVGIPLGVVFFLVLLIAFIVWLKRRGGDKSNEADVSSNANKRQVRPTATYDVVSNDCNVGIDHRYETILPVDERGYIDLGDVTRNAGERDATRQIMNNTESEYCRMDPLRPAETNNPYLVPLPAP; encoded by the exons ATGtcttatacaaacaaaacatacgtTGAAAGTGAGGGGACATATCACTACGTATCACCGACAACTGTAAATTACACAACAGCTCGATCGATATGCAAGGATGACTTTCAATCCCAACTTGCTGTGCTTAATACACAACAACTGTTTGATAAAGCAAAGTCTTTAAATGGGGCTGGAACGTTTTACATTGGGTTGCATCGACCGAACAACGCAGCAACGTACCAGTGGCTGGATGGAAGCGCATTCGACCCATCTTTGATAAACGGGCCAAGTATAACGAACGGAAACGCCCCTGGCTGTCGAGGAGTGGTGATGCAGAAACTAGGTCAAAGTAATCCCGTGGATTTAATTGCATACGAATGTAATTCCGGTCAGAATGTTCTCTGTTTCACTCCCGCCCCAATAACAACAGGAACACAAGAAGCAACGACGAGTCAATCATTGGGCTTTACAATCAGCTACGACACAACGACAACAACACAAGAAGCAACAATAACAACTAAACAAGAAGCAACAACGAGTGAAGCATTTTCTACAACCAGCTACGACACAACGACAACTACACAGTCCCCTACAGCCAACACAGTGCTTACCAAGGTACAACCGACCACTCAACTCTACAATTCAACGCAGACGACAACCACGGGGttaacaaacacacaaagCGCCAACGCTGGTGGTCTGCAACTTGGTATCGTTGTGGGGATTCCTCTGGGTGTGGTGTTTTTTCTAGTTTTGCTTATAGCTTTCATAGTTTGGTTGAAACGTCGCGGTGGCGATAAAAGCAACGAAGCAGATGTGAGCTCGAACGCAAATAAACGCCAAGTTCGTCCAACGGCCACATATGACGTAGTTAGCAACGACTGTAACGTAGGAATCGACCATAGGTACGAGACAATACTTCCGGTTGATGAAAGAGGGTACATTGATctcggtgacgtcacaagaaaCGCGGGAGAACGCGATGCAACGCGACAAATCATGAACAATACAG AGTCGGAGTATTGCAGGATGGACCCACTGAGACCTGCGGAAACAAATAATCCGTACCTTGTACCATTACCAGCACCATGA